One genomic region from Anguilla rostrata isolate EN2019 chromosome 2, ASM1855537v3, whole genome shotgun sequence encodes:
- the chrm3b gene encoding muscarinic acetylcholine receptor M3, which translates to MNLNTSSTEPSLYQSHSPPGMRAYQETDIRPRNPWLERQNGANNDSFSRNSNLTSLYNATLAPTMAYDPLGGHTIWQVILIIFFTGSLSLVTVIGNILVLVSFKVNKQLKTVNNYYLLSLAFADLIIGVISMNLYTTYIIMNQWALGNWACDLWLAIDYVASNASVMNLLVISFDRYFSVTRPLTYRAKRTTKRAVTMIVLAWFISFVLWAPAILLWQFFVGERTVPPGECQIQFLSEPIITFCTAIAAFYLPVTIMTVLYWRIYKETENRSKELAGLRVSGNQGEPTKQTGSSRSCSSYELNQPARKSSTQRLGGRFRFWPLTKSSKSSNEGEPEHSSSDSWNNNEAGASMEQSDSDEEEIPESRAIYSIVLNMPGMKRAINSQLTSSEDLDVSEEDPLKPNRDSRTLARDRSDKECNSYHQRFSKTPVQSMPSIELSKPPNTQAAPSKSPSMPISFKDAAMAKRFATKAKTQITKRKKMSLVKEKKAAQTLSAILFAFIITWTPYNIMVLVNTFCNDCIPETWWALGYWLCYVNSTVNPMCYALCNKTFRTTFKMILLCQWDDQKRNKSQFQQRQAVAFRRKMGETHSVAL; encoded by the coding sequence ATGAACctgaacaccagcagcacagagcccagctTATACCAGAGCCACAGTCCCCCAGGAATGAGAGCCTACCAAGAAACAGACATCCGTCCCAGAAACCCCTGGCTGGAACGTCAAAATGGGGCCAACAATGACTCCTTCAGCAGAAACTCCAACCTGACTAGTCTGTACAATGCTACCCTAGCCCCCACCATGGCTTACGACCCCCTTGGGGGTCACACCATCTGGCAGGTCATCCTAATCATCTTCTTCACGGGGTCCTTGTCCCTGGTGACTGTCATTGGCAACATCCTTGTCCTGGTGTCCTTCAAGGTTAACAAGCAGCTGAAGACGGTCAATAACTACTACCTGCTAAGCCTGGCGTTTGCTGACTTGATAATTGGTGTGATTTCTATGAACCTCTACACCACGTACATTATAATGAACCAGTGGGCCTTGGGCAACTGGGCCTGCGACTTGTGGCTCGCCATTGACTATGTGGCCAGCAATGCCTCTGTCATGAACCTGTTAGTCATCAGCTTTGACAGGTACTTTTCAGTCACCAGGCCCCTCACATACCGGGCCAAGAGAACCACCAAGAGAGCCGTGACCATGATCGTACTGGCGTGGTTCATCTCTTTTGTCCTCTGGGCCCCCGCCATTTTGCTCTGGCAGTTCTTTGTGGGGGAACGTACGGTCCCACCTGGAGAGTGCCAAATCCAGTTCCTCTCTGAGCCCATCATCACCTTCTGTACGGCAATAGCAGCATTTTACCTGCCGGTCACCATCATGACCGTGTTGTACTGGAGGATCTACAAGGAGACAGAGAACCGCTCGAAGGAACTGGCCGGTTTGCGCGTCTCGGGGAACCAGGGGGAGCCGACTAAACAGACCGGGAGCTcccgcagctgcagcagctaTGAGCTCAACCAGCCAGCACGGAAGAGCTCCACCCAGAGGCTGGGAGGTCGTTTCCGCTTTTGGCCCCTGACCAAATCGTCAAAATCCAGTAACGAGGGGGAGCCGGAGCACAGCAGCAGCGACAGCTGGAACAACAACGAGGCTGGGGCGTCTATGGAGCAGTCCGACTCGGACGAGGAGGAGATACCCGAGTCCCGTGCCATTTATTCCATCGTCCTGAACATGCCCGGCATGAAGCGGGCCATCAACTCTCAGCTCACGTCCTCCGAGGACCTGGATGTGTCAGAGGAGGATCCCCTCAAGCCCAACAGAGACAGCAGAACCTTAGCCAGAGACAGGAGTGACAAAGAGTGCAACAGCTACCACCAGCGCTTCTCCAAGACACCGGTCCAGTCCATGCCCTCCATAGAATTGTCCAAGCCCCCAAACACCCAGGCCGCTCCTTCTAAGTCCCCCTCGATGCCCATATCCTTCAAGGACGCCGCCATGGCCAAGCGCTTCGCCACCAAGGCGAAAACTCAGATCACCAAACGCAAGAAAATGTCCCTGGTGAAGGAGAAGAAGGCCGCCCAGACCCTGAGCGCCATCCTGTTTGCCTTCATCATCACGTGGACACCGTACAACATCATGGTGCTGGTGAACACCTTTTGCAACGACTGCATTCCCGAGACGTGGTGGGCCCTGGGCTACTGGCTCTGCTACGTGAACAGCACGGTGAACCCCATGTGCTACGCCCTCTGCAATAAGACCTTCCGGACCACTTTCAAAATGATCCTGCTGTGCCAGTGGGACGACCAGAAGCGCAACAAGTCGCAGTTTCAGCAGAGGCAGGCCGTGGCTTTCCGGCGAAAGATGGGGGAGACCCATAGTGTAGCCCTCTGA